Within Acidaminococcus timonensis, the genomic segment TCCACTTTGCCGGGTAAGTTCCCCCACCGTACGTTTCACGTACTGGATGAATTTTTTCAAAGCCGGAGACGCCTCCTTTTTGGAAGGCAGGGCAATCCCCAGTTCCAGCCGGTCAGGGGTATCGAAGGGCAATACCCGCACAGCGCCGCTCCATCCGCGGCTGCTCAGAGCGTTGTCCATGGACAGCCCAAGACCTGCTTCCACCATGGTCCAGCAGGTATACATATTGCTGGTGGTAAAACGGATGTCCGGCTGCACATGATATTTTTTCAAAAAAAGGGCCGTATCCGTCCCCTGATGGGGCAGCGGATCGATGAAAGGCTGTCCGTCCAGATCTTCTGGACGGATGGCCTTTTTCGCTGCCAGGGGATGGGATTCCGGGATCCAGGCCACCAGCCGGTCCTGATAGAGGGGGATCCAGTCCCCCTGATACCCGGCATTCCTGTTGAACAGGCAGCAGCTCAGTTTCCGGTCCCGGAGTCCCTGCAGCAGGGTCCGATTACCGGCTTCCTGCACATGGATCCGGATATGGGGGAAATCCCGCTGGAAATCCCGCAATATGGCAGGCAGCCAGCAGGAAGCGATGCTGTAGTAGCTGCCGATGGCCAGCTCCCCCTGTTCCAGGCCCTGCAGACTGGCACTGCGTTCCTGGATCTGGCCGGCCCAGTACAGCAGCTCCCGGATGGCAGGCAGCAGGTCCTGTCCTTCCAGGGTCAGCTCTACGCCCTGGGGACTGCGCTGGAGCAGGGGCAGTCCCAGTTCCCTTTCCAGTCCGTCCAGTACCCGGGTAAGACCGGAAGGAGAATATTCCAGTTCCCGTGCCGCAGCCGTGATGCTTCCCTGCTCTATGGCCTGGAGCAGGGCCTTGTATTTGTTGGTTTCCGTATAGACCCGCCTCTTTTCGTATTGCATTTTATGCAATATTATAATGTATTTTTTGCGCTTCTCGCAAGATGGGTTTCTCTCTATAATGACAGACAAAGAATGTTGGATGTGAAAAAGGACCACAAAGGAGGAATCGTCATGAACAAGAATGCTGCCAAACTGCTGATGGCAATGGTGATCCTGACCCGCAGCAGCGCGTTTATCTTTTCCAAGTTTGCCATGGAGGAGCTCTCCCCCTTCCAGGCCCTGGGGTTCCGGTTCACCCTGGCCTGTCTGCTGATGGGGGCTGTGCTGTACCGGCACATTGCCCGGGCGCTCAGCGAAGACAGATCCCTGGCCAGAAAAAGCTGCCTGCTGGGATTCCTGCTGTTCTGTATCATGGGATGTGAAATGGAGAGTCTGCGCACCGCAGAAGTCCATACGGTGGCCTTTCTGGAAAACCTGTCCCTGGCCCTGGTTCCCCTGTTCCTGGCTCTGTGGTACCGCCGGCTGCCCCAGGACCGGATCCTCCAGGGTGCCGGTTTCATCCTGCTGGGGGTTGCCGCTCTCACCATTGGAAACAGCGGATTCACCCTTGCCGGCGGGGAAGGATGGGCGCTTATGGCTGCCCTGTTCTATGCACTGTACATCATTGCCACTGGAAAACTGGCTGCATCCAGTGATGCCAAAGCCCTGGGCATCCTGCAGATGGGCTTCATGGGACTCCTGAGTTTTGCCGCCGCGCTGGTGCTGGAAGGGGGCATCTTCCTGCCTGTCAGGGCTCTCACCTGGGAATCTCTCCTTTTCCAGATCCTGGTGTGCAGCTGCTTCGGCTTCACCTTCCAGCCCGTAGCCCAGCAGTCCATCAGTGCCGAAGAAACGGGCATGTTCTGTGCCATCAATCCCCTGTTTGCCTCGCTGCTGGGCCATTGGGTATTCGGAGAAGCCTTTGGTCCCACAGCCATTTTAGGGGCCGTATACATTTTGACAGGACTGGCATTCGTCAATTGGCCGAAAAAAATGCAGGGGCTGCCTGAAAAGGCAGCTCCTGCACAGCAGCTGGCCGGCTGCCATCGTTCCCGGACTCTGGTTGCAAATCAGTGATGGAAGCCAGCTGCCGCTAGCGAAATAAAGGCGCTGTAGATGATTTTTTCACAGCGCCTTTTCTTCCTCTTGAGATCAAATTCCGGAGACTCTGGTCTTTTCTATGTGCCGCAGCCGCAGGCTCAGGAAGGCCGCCGAAAAGAAGATCCCCGTGATCAGTCCGATCCAGTAACTGTCCGGCCCCTTTCCCCACACATGGTCCAGCAGCAGCCCAAAGGGCAGAGCAATGCCCCAGTAAGCAGCCAGGGCCGAATAGAACGTGGCCTTCACGTCCTTGTAGCCCCGCAGCACTCCCTGGATGGGAGCTGCCGTGCTGTCGAAGAACTGGAACGCCACCGCAAAGGTCAAAAAGTGCATGATGGGTGCCAGCAACGCTGCATCCTCGGTGTACAGGGTTGCAATAAGCCCCCTGCCCAGGAACAGGCACAGCCCGAAACAGGCTCCGATCAGGATGTTGGAGATCCTCCCCGTATCTGCATAGGCTTTGGCCTGGGCAAAATCCCGGGCCCCCACATACGCTCCCACCAGGATGGTCAGGGACAGGGAGAAGCTCAGGGGCACCATGTATAGCATGTTGCAGAAGCTCATGGCGGCCTGGTTGGCTGCCACCACAACGGTACCGAACCGGGAAACCAGCAGACATTCCACACCGAAGAAGCTGGTTTCCAGGAAAATGGCCAGTCCCATGGGAATGCCGACCCGCAGATGTTCCCGTACATGGTGGAAGGAGAATCCGCTCCGCCGGAACACGTGGAATTCCCGGAACACCTTCAGCCGCAGCACCACCAGGACAAAGGCCATAAGCAGCAGCCAGCAAGTAATGGCCGTGCCTACCCCGGCACCCGGGCCGCCCAGGGCAGGCATGCCCAATTTTCCAAAGATGAAGATGTAGTTCATACAGGCGTTGATGGGCATGGTCAGAAGGAACAGCCGCATGGTCACCTGGGTATACCCCAGGCTGTCCACAAAGCACCGGAGGATGCTGGCAGAAAACAGCGGCAGGATGCCCCAGGCCACAAAGCCCAGGTAGCGGAAGGCCACCTGCCGCACTGCCGGTTCCAGGCTCATGGTATCCAGGATCTTCGGCAGCAGCTGGCTGCCTGCGGCAATGATGCCGAAGGCCAGGGCCGCCGCCAGGGTCAGGCCGCTGAACACGGCCCCGGAGATTTTTTCGAACTGGCGGGCACCCCGGTAGTTGGCCACAATGGGTGTCAGTGCCTGAAGAATGCCGTTCAGGCCCGTGAACACCGGCATCCAGATGTTGCTGCCGATGGCCACCCCGGCCAATTCCCTTGTCCCTGCATGGCCGCTCATGACTGTATCGAACAGACTCATCCCCGTAATACACAGCTGGGTGATCAGGATGGGGATCATGACCCCCAGGATCCGCCGCAGCCGGCTTTGAAAAGTTCCTGTAGCAGGGCTTTCCGTAAACAACAAATCAACTCCTTTTAAAAAAGGCTGCCGAAAATGGCAGCCTTTTGGCTAACGGGTGGCTTTCGCCCCCTGTGTCACTAGTCACTAGTCAACAGTCACTAGCCGATGGAAGCCAGCTTCGCTGGCAATAAAATATAGCCCTCCGGGCGACCCGGGGACGGACTCCCCTTACGGGTAGTCCCTACGGAACACATCGGATTGTGTGTTTCCATGTGTAGGGGCGGCCCATGAGGGACTCCCGTTCCCAGGTCCGTGTTTTCTATTTCTGTAAAAACTCCAGATGACGCTTCACGTACCCGCACATCAGGTAATTGGCAATGGCATCCTTGGCTTCCGTGTCCGGATGTTCCTCATCCAGGGTAGCCACCACATATTCCGGCTGGGAATAATAGTAGGCCTTGCCTCCGAAATACCCCAGGGCATAGGACCGTTCATTGCCGGGCTGCAGCAGGTTCCGGCCCATGAATTCATCCGGTGTGGGAAGAGCCAGCAGACTCAGCAGGGTGGGAGCCATATCCTGCTGGCTGGCATAGATGCTCTCGTCCAGATCCTTCAACGGCTGCAGGTTCTTCGAGATGAAGATCACCGGGATGGGTGCCACACTCTGTTTATCCTGGGGATTTTCCACCAGTTTCTTGTACTCA encodes:
- a CDS encoding LysR family transcriptional regulator, with the protein product MQYEKRRVYTETNKYKALLQAIEQGSITAAARELEYSPSGLTRVLDGLERELGLPLLQRSPQGVELTLEGQDLLPAIRELLYWAGQIQERSASLQGLEQGELAIGSYYSIASCWLPAILRDFQRDFPHIRIHVQEAGNRTLLQGLRDRKLSCCLFNRNAGYQGDWIPLYQDRLVAWIPESHPLAAKKAIRPEDLDGQPFIDPLPHQGTDTALFLKKYHVQPDIRFTTSNMYTCWTMVEAGLGLSMDNALSSRGWSGAVRVLPFDTPDRLELGIALPSKKEASPALKKFIQYVKRTVGELTRQSGIPFR
- a CDS encoding DMT family transporter; this encodes MNKNAAKLLMAMVILTRSSAFIFSKFAMEELSPFQALGFRFTLACLLMGAVLYRHIARALSEDRSLARKSCLLGFLLFCIMGCEMESLRTAEVHTVAFLENLSLALVPLFLALWYRRLPQDRILQGAGFILLGVAALTIGNSGFTLAGGEGWALMAALFYALYIIATGKLAASSDAKALGILQMGFMGLLSFAAALVLEGGIFLPVRALTWESLLFQILVCSCFGFTFQPVAQQSISAEETGMFCAINPLFASLLGHWVFGEAFGPTAILGAVYILTGLAFVNWPKKMQGLPEKAAPAQQLAGCHRSRTLVANQ
- a CDS encoding MATE family efflux transporter, with product MFTESPATGTFQSRLRRILGVMIPILITQLCITGMSLFDTVMSGHAGTRELAGVAIGSNIWMPVFTGLNGILQALTPIVANYRGARQFEKISGAVFSGLTLAAALAFGIIAAGSQLLPKILDTMSLEPAVRQVAFRYLGFVAWGILPLFSASILRCFVDSLGYTQVTMRLFLLTMPINACMNYIFIFGKLGMPALGGPGAGVGTAITCWLLLMAFVLVVLRLKVFREFHVFRRSGFSFHHVREHLRVGIPMGLAIFLETSFFGVECLLVSRFGTVVVAANQAAMSFCNMLYMVPLSFSLSLTILVGAYVGARDFAQAKAYADTGRISNILIGACFGLCLFLGRGLIATLYTEDAALLAPIMHFLTFAVAFQFFDSTAAPIQGVLRGYKDVKATFYSALAAYWGIALPFGLLLDHVWGKGPDSYWIGLITGIFFSAAFLSLRLRHIEKTRVSGI